In one window of Microcaecilia unicolor chromosome 9, aMicUni1.1, whole genome shotgun sequence DNA:
- the C9H12orf73 gene encoding uncharacterized protein C12orf73 homolog: MPAGVSWPKYLKMLTASVAAMLAGAQVVHTYYRPDLSVPEIPPKPGDLRTELLGLKQRHNEVQN, translated from the exons ATGCCTGCTGGGGTATCTTGGCCAAAGTATTTGAAAATGTTAACTGCAAGTGTTGCAGCTATGCTTGCAGGAGCACAAGTTGTGCACACATATTACAGACCTGATCTC AGTGTGCCTGAAATTCCGCCTAAGCCTGGGGACCTCAGAACTGAACTGTTGGGCTTAAAACAAAGACACAATGAAGTTCAGAATTAA